One segment of Segatella copri DNA contains the following:
- the rimM gene encoding ribosome maturation factor RimM (Essential for efficient processing of 16S rRNA): MIRRDEVYKIGKLGKPHGVKGEITFAITDDVFDRVDAEYLVLDIDGILVPFYLEEYRFKNDENVLVKFEDIDTQEQARNYTGCEVFFPRHLSDSDEENMSWAEIIGFHLVDAVSGKVVGTIEHVDDSTLNLLFEVTTDAGDEILIPASNDLIEEVSAEKKEIRMAIPEGLLDL, from the coding sequence ATGATTAGACGCGACGAAGTATATAAGATAGGAAAGTTGGGAAAACCTCATGGCGTGAAGGGCGAGATTACTTTCGCCATTACAGATGATGTTTTCGACCGTGTAGATGCCGAGTACCTGGTACTCGACATCGATGGCATCCTCGTGCCTTTCTATTTAGAGGAATATCGTTTTAAGAACGATGAGAATGTGCTCGTGAAGTTTGAGGATATCGATACCCAGGAGCAGGCACGCAACTATACCGGTTGCGAGGTTTTCTTCCCACGTCATCTCTCTGACAGTGATGAAGAGAACATGAGCTGGGCAGAAATCATCGGTTTCCATCTGGTAGATGCTGTAAGCGGCAAGGTGGTAGGTACCATAGAACATGTAGACGATTCTACCCTCAACCTTCTTTTCGAGGTAACAACCGATGCAGGTGATGAAATCCTCATCCCTGCCAGCAACGACCTCATCGAAGAGGTGAGCGCTGAAAAGAAAGAAATCAGAATGGCGATTCCGGAAGGATTGCTCGACTTATAA
- a CDS encoding phosphoethanolamine transferase — MSWKEIIKKCLNVASAPIRRNANFFVFMYLLGMISSIVTTPAKGTLYDNLFLELFVDLYVVCAVVAIFPKKVRWGLRAVLYLILYSTAAADTYCYVNFGSTLNPSMLMLVGETNSSEASSFLSALISAEVLFSSVGWILLLALIQILIAIFRKRLIKLYVFIITVLELASVKKRLMAIPRMTAAMPASFGILCLIIFIIGCCTSWHNKMAYHKLMNGRTIGEVEHILTEKDHAVLYLPVYRLQFSIYANQLAAHQITQLIHAAHEVKVDSCSYRSPNIVLIIGESFGRHHSQQYGYFMDTTPQQVALEKSRKLTKFTDVVTCWNLTSFVFKNMLSTHVVGEKGEWCDYPLFPEVFRKAGYNVTFITNEFLPQAKEAVYDFSGGFFLNNPELSKIQFDHRNTQLHDLDDGLLKDYDDSLKNFQKEHNLTIFHLMGQHVNYKQRYRTKQARFWASSYEDKRPELTNAQRKMLSHYDNATLYNDSIVAQIVKRFQKQDAIVIYVPDHGEECYEENRGFICRNHSAEIDWPLAHYEFEIPFWIYCSPKYIRNHRDIYRQIRKAKDKRFMTDALPHLLLYLAGIETPTYKEEYNILSPKYDEMRPRILKNSADYDKLRDAHLEKIKKEESKKVKKKERRN, encoded by the coding sequence ATGAGTTGGAAAGAAATCATTAAGAAGTGTCTGAACGTGGCTTCTGCGCCGATTCGCAGAAATGCCAACTTCTTTGTGTTCATGTACCTGCTGGGCATGATCAGTTCTATCGTGACTACACCAGCCAAGGGGACTTTATACGACAATCTGTTCCTGGAACTCTTTGTCGACCTCTATGTTGTGTGTGCCGTTGTCGCCATCTTCCCCAAAAAGGTGCGCTGGGGTCTGCGTGCCGTACTATACCTTATATTATATAGTACAGCTGCCGCCGACACCTATTGCTACGTGAATTTCGGCTCTACGCTCAACCCTTCTATGCTGATGCTGGTGGGCGAGACCAACAGTTCGGAGGCTAGCAGTTTTCTCTCAGCCCTCATCTCTGCCGAGGTTCTCTTCAGTAGTGTGGGCTGGATCCTGCTTCTGGCTCTCATCCAGATTCTCATCGCCATCTTCCGCAAGCGACTCATCAAGCTATACGTTTTCATCATTACCGTTCTGGAGTTGGCTTCTGTCAAGAAACGGCTGATGGCTATCCCCCGCATGACTGCAGCCATGCCTGCCAGTTTCGGAATCCTATGCCTCATCATCTTCATCATAGGATGCTGCACCTCCTGGCACAACAAGATGGCTTACCATAAACTCATGAACGGTAGAACGATAGGCGAAGTAGAGCATATTCTGACAGAAAAGGATCATGCTGTACTCTATCTGCCTGTCTACCGACTCCAGTTCAGTATCTATGCCAACCAGCTGGCTGCGCATCAGATTACCCAACTCATTCATGCTGCCCACGAAGTAAAGGTTGACAGCTGCAGCTACCGCTCGCCAAACATCGTGCTGATTATCGGCGAAAGCTTCGGCCGCCATCATTCCCAGCAGTACGGCTATTTTATGGATACTACTCCACAGCAGGTAGCCTTGGAGAAATCGCGCAAACTCACCAAGTTTACCGATGTGGTAACCTGCTGGAACCTGACCAGTTTCGTTTTCAAGAACATGCTCTCTACCCATGTGGTAGGCGAGAAAGGCGAATGGTGCGACTATCCGCTCTTCCCTGAAGTGTTCCGAAAGGCAGGCTACAACGTAACCTTCATCACCAACGAATTCCTGCCACAGGCAAAGGAGGCGGTTTACGACTTCAGCGGCGGTTTCTTCCTGAACAACCCGGAACTGAGCAAAATTCAGTTTGACCATCGCAACACCCAGCTCCACGATTTGGACGACGGATTGCTGAAGGATTACGATGACAGTCTGAAGAACTTCCAGAAGGAGCACAACCTCACCATCTTCCACCTGATGGGCCAGCATGTAAACTATAAGCAGCGCTACCGCACGAAGCAAGCCCGGTTCTGGGCAAGCAGTTATGAAGACAAACGTCCTGAACTGACCAATGCCCAGCGCAAGATGCTGAGTCATTACGATAACGCCACCCTCTACAACGACTCTATCGTAGCCCAGATTGTAAAGCGTTTCCAAAAGCAGGATGCAATCGTCATCTACGTGCCCGACCATGGCGAGGAATGCTATGAAGAGAACCGTGGCTTCATCTGCCGTAACCATTCTGCAGAAATCGACTGGCCGCTGGCTCACTATGAGTTTGAAATTCCGTTCTGGATATACTGTTCGCCAAAATATATCAGGAACCACCGCGACATTTACCGTCAGATACGCAAGGCTAAGGACAAGCGCTTCATGACCGATGCCCTGCCTCATCTCCTGCTGTATCTGGCTGGCATTGAGACACCTACCTACAAGGAGGAATATAACATCCTGAGTCCGAAATATGACGAGATGCGACCACGTATCCTCAAAAACTCAGCCGACTACGACAAACTTCGTGATGCGCATTTGGAAAAGATAAAAAAGGAAGAAAGTAAAAAGGTAAAAAAGAAAGAAAGGAGAAACTGA
- the tsaB gene encoding tRNA (adenosine(37)-N6)-threonylcarbamoyltransferase complex dimerization subunit type 1 TsaB: MSCILNIETSTDVCSVAISDSGQVIFNQEDHTGPNHAVKLGVFVDEALDFLDSHGLPLEAVAVSCGPGSYTGLRIGVSMAKGICYGRGVKLIAVPTLELMAVPVLLGEHPEEEDALIVPMLDARRMEVYAEVLDRALKVVRPIQADIVDADTYKEYLDQHHVYFFGNGAAKCMETINHPNAHLVEGIEPLAKYMAPLAEKRFVEGKFEDVAYFVPFYLKDFVAKMPKKLL; encoded by the coding sequence ATGTCGTGTATTTTGAATATTGAGACGAGTACGGACGTGTGCTCAGTGGCAATTAGTGATAGTGGACAGGTGATTTTCAACCAGGAAGATCACACAGGTCCTAACCATGCTGTTAAGTTGGGTGTGTTTGTGGATGAGGCTCTTGATTTCCTCGATTCTCATGGTCTTCCGCTGGAGGCTGTGGCGGTAAGTTGTGGTCCGGGTTCCTATACCGGATTGCGTATCGGTGTGAGTATGGCGAAGGGCATCTGTTATGGTCGTGGTGTGAAACTCATCGCTGTTCCAACACTCGAACTGATGGCAGTGCCTGTATTGCTTGGCGAACATCCTGAGGAGGAAGACGCCCTCATCGTACCTATGCTCGACGCCCGCCGCATGGAGGTATATGCCGAAGTGCTCGACCGCGCCCTGAAGGTGGTTCGCCCTATTCAGGCTGATATTGTGGATGCTGATACCTACAAGGAATATCTGGACCAGCATCATGTGTACTTCTTCGGAAATGGCGCTGCCAAGTGTATGGAAACCATCAACCATCCGAATGCTCACCTCGTAGAGGGCATTGAGCCTTTGGCTAAGTATATGGCTCCGCTGGCAGAGAAGCGTTTTGTAGAGGGCAAATTCGAAGATGTGGCATATTTCGTGCCTTTCTATCTCAAGGATTTCGTGGCTAAGATGCCAAAGAAACTGCTCTAG
- the nadD gene encoding nicotinate (nicotinamide) nucleotide adenylyltransferase, translating into MKKVGIFGGSFNPIHTGHIALAKSLCEKVCLDEVWFMVSPMNPFKKTATDLLDDQLRLEMVEKALEHEPQLKACDYEFRLPKPSYTWRTLQAISKDYPKNEFTLLIGGDNWAAFDKWYHHDDILAHYPIVVYPRQGACIGNVPEGVTIVETPLLNISSTEIRKRIKEEESIKGMVPECIEQLAVRNYRQL; encoded by the coding sequence ATGAAGAAGGTAGGAATCTTTGGCGGTAGCTTCAACCCCATACATACGGGCCATATCGCATTGGCGAAAAGCCTTTGCGAGAAGGTCTGCCTGGATGAGGTGTGGTTCATGGTTTCGCCCATGAACCCATTCAAGAAGACCGCTACCGACTTGCTCGATGACCAGCTGCGCCTGGAAATGGTAGAGAAAGCGCTGGAGCACGAGCCACAACTGAAGGCATGCGACTACGAGTTCCGCCTGCCTAAGCCATCTTATACCTGGCGCACACTGCAAGCCATCAGCAAGGATTACCCCAAAAACGAGTTCACCCTGCTGATTGGTGGTGACAACTGGGCTGCTTTCGACAAGTGGTACCACCACGACGACATCCTAGCCCACTATCCCATCGTGGTTTATCCGCGCCAGGGAGCCTGCATTGGCAATGTGCCAGAAGGCGTTACCATCGTAGAAACTCCACTGCTCAACATCAGCAGCACGGAAATCAGAAAGCGTATCAAAGAGGAGGAAAGCATCAAGGGAATGGTGCCGGAATGCATCGAGCAACTGGCTGTCAGAAACTACAGGCAGCTCTAG
- the gmk gene encoding guanylate kinase gives MKNGLLIFSAPSGSGKSTIVNWLMKEHPELKLAFSISCTSRAPRGTEQNGVEYFFLSPEEFKAKIEADEFLEYEEVYQDRFYGTLKSQVENQLAKGESVIFDVDVKGGVNIKKFYGERALSIFVQPPSVEELRRRLVGRNTDAPEVIEQRLAKASYELTFAPQFDHVVVNDDLEKAEQEVYQLVKTFLDAE, from the coding sequence ATGAAGAACGGATTGTTAATTTTCAGCGCCCCATCGGGCAGCGGTAAGAGCACAATAGTAAACTGGCTGATGAAAGAGCACCCAGAATTGAAGCTGGCTTTCTCTATCAGCTGCACCTCTCGTGCTCCGCGCGGTACAGAACAGAATGGTGTAGAGTATTTCTTCCTCTCTCCAGAGGAATTCAAGGCTAAGATTGAGGCTGACGAGTTCCTGGAGTATGAGGAGGTTTACCAGGACAGATTCTACGGCACCCTGAAGTCACAGGTAGAAAACCAGCTTGCCAAGGGCGAGTCGGTGATTTTCGATGTTGACGTGAAGGGTGGTGTAAACATCAAGAAGTTTTATGGCGAGCGTGCCTTGAGCATCTTTGTCCAGCCACCTTCGGTAGAAGAATTGCGCCGCCGTCTGGTTGGCCGCAATACTGATGCGCCTGAGGTTATCGAGCAGCGCCTTGCCAAGGCAAGCTATGAGCTGACCTTTGCCCCTCAGTTTGACCACGTGGTCGTAAACGATGACTTGGAGAAGGCTGAGCAGGAGGTTTATCAACTCGTCAAGACCTTCCTAGACGCAGAGTAA
- a CDS encoding 1-deoxy-D-xylulose-5-phosphate reductoisomerase — protein MKKQQICILGSTGSIGTQALDVIEQHSDLYEVYCLTANNRVQELAEQARKFHPAAVVIANEARYEELKDMLSDEPDIKVYAGAHALCDIVQAEPIDMVLASMVGFSGLEPTIHAIKARKKICLANKETLVVAGELICNLAQEYHVPILPVDSEHSAIFQSLVGEGDNEVEKILLTCSGGPFRNYTHEQLEKVTAADALKHPTWDMGAKITIDSASLMNKGFEVTEAKWLFGVPADKIEVLIHPQSVVHSAVQFVDGAVKAQLGVPDMRLPIQYAFSFPQRLHLNGDRLDLFKTQDLQFFKPDYQKFKCLQLAFDAIRKGGNMSCIVNAANEIVNAGFRKGECGFLQMADIIEKTMAKATFDSNPDLDVYLQTDAEARRIATELMHK, from the coding sequence ATGAAGAAACAACAGATATGTATTCTCGGTTCTACGGGAAGTATCGGTACACAGGCGCTTGATGTCATCGAGCAGCACAGTGACCTTTACGAGGTGTATTGCCTCACCGCCAACAACCGAGTGCAGGAACTTGCCGAGCAGGCTCGCAAGTTCCATCCGGCTGCTGTGGTCATAGCCAATGAGGCTCGTTACGAGGAGCTGAAGGATATGCTCAGTGATGAGCCTGATATCAAGGTTTATGCCGGTGCTCATGCGCTTTGCGATATCGTACAGGCTGAGCCTATCGATATGGTGCTGGCTTCCATGGTAGGCTTCTCGGGCCTGGAACCAACCATCCATGCCATCAAGGCGCGTAAGAAGATATGTCTTGCCAACAAGGAAACGCTGGTGGTAGCGGGTGAACTGATTTGCAATCTTGCACAGGAATATCATGTGCCTATCCTCCCTGTTGACAGCGAGCATAGTGCTATCTTCCAGAGTCTGGTGGGTGAGGGCGACAACGAGGTAGAGAAGATTCTCCTGACCTGTTCGGGTGGTCCTTTCCGTAATTATACCCACGAGCAGTTGGAGAAAGTGACTGCTGCAGATGCCCTCAAGCATCCTACCTGGGATATGGGCGCCAAGATAACCATCGATTCGGCTTCGCTCATGAACAAGGGCTTCGAGGTGACAGAAGCTAAATGGCTCTTTGGGGTTCCGGCTGACAAGATAGAGGTGCTTATCCATCCGCAGAGCGTTGTGCATAGTGCCGTTCAGTTTGTTGATGGTGCTGTCAAGGCTCAGTTGGGGGTGCCAGATATGCGTCTGCCTATCCAGTATGCCTTCTCTTTCCCTCAGCGTCTGCATCTGAATGGCGATCGTCTCGACCTCTTCAAGACGCAGGATTTGCAGTTCTTCAAGCCCGACTATCAGAAGTTCAAGTGTCTGCAACTGGCTTTCGATGCCATCAGAAAGGGTGGTAATATGTCATGTATCGTGAATGCTGCCAACGAGATAGTGAATGCCGGCTTCCGCAAAGGTGAGTGTGGCTTCCTTCAGATGGCTGATATCATCGAAAAGACGATGGCGAAGGCTACTTTCGATAGTAATCCCGACCTCGATGTCTATCTGCAGACCGATGCTGAGGCTCGCCGCATAGCTACGGAGCTGATGCACAAGTAA
- the murA gene encoding UDP-N-acetylglucosamine 1-carboxyvinyltransferase, with amino-acid sequence MESFIIEGGHPLKGTITPQGAKNEALQVICTTILTDEPVRITNVPDILDVNNLIKLLQEIGVKVTKHSRHDYTFQSDELKLDYLDSLEFVKKCSSLRGSVLMIGPLLGRCGKATIAQPGGDKIGRRRLDTHFLGFKYLGANFVHDDERNVYQIQAKKLKGCYMLLDEASVTGTANIIMASVLAKGTTTIYNAACEPYIQQLCHLLNAMGAQISGIASNLLTIVGVDKLHGAEHRILPDMIEVGSFIGMAAMCGEGVRIKNVSVKDLGIIPDAFRRLGVKIKIEDDDLVIPEQKHYVIDSFIDGTIMTLADAPWPGLTPDLLSVLLVVATQARGSVLFHQKMFESRLFFVDKLIDMGAQIILCDPHRAVVVGHDHKIKLRAGRMTSPDIRAGIALLIAAMSANGTSRIANIAQIDRGYEDIEHRLNALGAKITRVSD; translated from the coding sequence ATGGAGTCTTTCATCATAGAGGGCGGTCATCCGCTCAAAGGTACTATCACACCTCAGGGCGCCAAGAACGAGGCCCTGCAGGTTATCTGTACCACAATCCTTACCGACGAGCCTGTGCGCATCACCAACGTGCCGGACATCCTGGATGTGAACAACCTGATTAAGTTGCTCCAGGAGATAGGTGTCAAGGTAACCAAGCACAGTCGTCACGACTATACATTCCAAAGTGATGAGTTGAAACTCGATTATCTCGACAGTCTGGAGTTTGTGAAGAAATGTTCTTCTCTTCGTGGTAGTGTGCTCATGATAGGTCCGCTGCTCGGTAGATGTGGCAAGGCTACCATAGCTCAGCCGGGTGGCGATAAGATAGGTCGTCGCCGTCTGGATACCCACTTCCTGGGCTTCAAGTATCTGGGCGCCAACTTCGTTCACGATGATGAGCGTAATGTTTACCAGATACAGGCAAAGAAGCTGAAGGGCTGCTATATGTTGCTCGATGAGGCTTCGGTTACCGGTACCGCCAATATCATCATGGCATCAGTATTGGCAAAGGGCACTACCACCATTTATAATGCAGCTTGCGAACCATATATCCAGCAGCTCTGCCATCTGCTCAATGCGATGGGTGCTCAGATCAGCGGCATCGCCAGCAACCTGCTCACCATCGTGGGTGTTGATAAACTGCATGGTGCCGAGCATCGCATCTTGCCTGATATGATTGAGGTTGGTTCGTTCATCGGCATGGCGGCAATGTGTGGCGAAGGTGTGCGCATCAAGAATGTGTCTGTCAAGGATTTGGGTATTATTCCTGATGCATTCCGCCGCCTGGGAGTGAAGATAAAGATAGAGGATGATGACCTTGTGATTCCAGAACAGAAACATTATGTCATCGATTCATTTATTGACGGCACCATTATGACGCTTGCCGATGCCCCTTGGCCAGGACTCACTCCTGACCTTCTCTCCGTGCTCCTCGTAGTGGCTACCCAGGCTCGCGGCAGCGTCCTCTTCCATCAGAAGATGTTCGAGAGCCGCCTCTTCTTCGTGGATAAACTGATTGATATGGGTGCGCAGATCATTCTCTGTGATCCTCACCGTGCTGTGGTGGTTGGTCATGACCATAAGATCAAACTGCGTGCTGGCAGAATGACCAGTCCTGATATTCGTGCCGGTATAGCCCTGCTGATTGCTGCCATGAGTGCCAACGGTACCAGCCGCATTGCCAATATTGCCCAGATAGACCGTGGTTATGAGGATATCGAGCATCGCCTTAATGCGCTGGGTGCCAAGATTACCCGTGTCAGTGACTAG
- a CDS encoding YicC/YloC family endoribonuclease, with product MIQSMTGFGKATAAFKTKKINVEIKSLNSKTLDLSTRIAPLYREKEMEIRQYISKNLERGKVDFAIWIDKDATTDATPINAALVQNYYQQIKKISAETGIPEPTDWYSTLLRLPDVTTKTDVEELSDEEWEVAKNAICEAVNHLVAFRKQEGAALQKKFTEKVDNIQALLASIEPYEKARVEKIRQNIVNGLQQIPNVDYDKNRLEQELIYYIEKLDISEEKQRLANHLKYFRETMNEEDHGVGKKLGFIAQEMGREINTTGSKSNQAEMQNIVVKMKDELEQIKEQVLNAL from the coding sequence ATGATACAGTCAATGACAGGCTTCGGAAAAGCTACCGCGGCCTTTAAAACAAAGAAGATTAATGTAGAGATAAAGTCATTAAATAGCAAGACGCTTGACCTCTCTACTCGTATTGCTCCGCTCTATAGAGAGAAGGAGATGGAAATCCGTCAGTATATCTCTAAAAATCTAGAAAGAGGCAAGGTTGACTTCGCCATCTGGATTGATAAGGATGCTACTACAGATGCCACTCCTATCAACGCGGCACTTGTACAGAATTATTACCAGCAAATCAAGAAGATTTCGGCTGAAACAGGCATTCCAGAGCCAACCGACTGGTACAGCACTCTGTTGCGTCTTCCTGATGTAACAACGAAGACGGATGTGGAAGAATTGAGCGATGAGGAGTGGGAAGTGGCAAAAAATGCAATTTGCGAGGCTGTGAACCATCTCGTAGCCTTCCGTAAGCAGGAAGGAGCCGCTCTCCAGAAGAAATTTACTGAGAAGGTGGATAACATCCAGGCGCTCCTTGCCAGCATCGAACCATACGAGAAGGCTCGCGTGGAGAAAATCAGACAGAACATCGTTAACGGCCTGCAGCAGATTCCGAATGTGGATTACGACAAGAACCGCCTGGAGCAGGAACTCATCTACTACATCGAGAAGCTCGACATCAGCGAGGAGAAGCAGCGCCTTGCCAACCACCTGAAGTATTTCCGCGAGACCATGAATGAGGAAGATCATGGTGTAGGAAAAAAACTCGGTTTCATCGCACAGGAAATGGGACGCGAAATCAACACCACCGGCTCTAAGAGCAACCAGGCTGAGATGCAGAACATCGTGGTGAAGATGAAGGACGAACTGGAGCAGATCAAGGAGCAGGTGCTGAATGCTCTTTAA
- a CDS encoding DUF4290 domain-containing protein, producing MNIEGLDYNTQRAKLILPEYGREIQQMVDHCLTLTDREERQRCAETIIAVMDRMFPENRGVEDHEQKLWDQLAIMSNFQLDIDFPYDVSDAVKIATRPEPLPYPMQHIPVRHYGAMLFEIFEKLKTMEPSEERDKLVELTANQMHRDLVTWSHGSSDVAKVASDLARFTDGNIQLDLDTFVFEKIEAQPKNVNNNKKKK from the coding sequence ATGAATATAGAAGGATTAGACTATAATACCCAGAGAGCTAAGCTCATTCTGCCTGAGTATGGCCGTGAGATTCAGCAGATGGTAGACCATTGTCTGACGCTTACCGACCGTGAAGAGCGCCAGCGCTGTGCAGAGACCATTATTGCAGTCATGGACCGTATGTTCCCTGAGAACAGAGGGGTAGAGGACCATGAGCAGAAACTCTGGGACCAGCTTGCCATCATGAGCAATTTCCAGCTCGACATCGATTTCCCTTATGATGTATCGGATGCTGTGAAGATAGCAACCAGGCCGGAGCCTTTGCCATATCCTATGCAGCACATCCCGGTGCGCCATTATGGAGCTATGCTCTTCGAGATTTTTGAAAAGCTGAAGACGATGGAACCAAGTGAGGAGCGCGATAAACTCGTGGAGCTTACTGCCAACCAGATGCATCGCGACCTGGTAACCTGGAGCCATGGCTCCAGTGATGTAGCCAAGGTAGCTTCCGATCTGGCACGTTTTACCGATGGCAACATCCAGCTCGATCTCGATACTTTCGTTTTCGAGAAGATTGAGGCACAGCCTAAGAATGTAAATAATAATAAGAAGAAAAAGTAA
- a CDS encoding acyltransferase family protein, with protein MNSAILSRPACNALRGLAIIGIFLHNYCHWLGPIVKENEYQYFQHNVDWLNQVMVSMDLNLPVHLLSFFGHYGVPVFLFLSAYGLVMKYEAKPHLSTEQQTRMYNISGKKLTGSINWRELLHFIRYHYLKLFKMMIVGFVAFTMLDLITPGSHHYAALDIVAMLGMFNNVLPNPDNIIWPGPYWFFGLMLQLYIVYRLLLYRRHWGWTVGLMAICIGIQLILGFDNPESEVMNRYRYNFMGSMLPFGLGILYARYGEKILMTFHSPITNFFGCIFCLSLIYSLSGSMVGWTFVPFFFCLLSVLVADLLQNISWLSGIYKVLEWMGSISAALFVCHPITRKIFIPISRQGDIYAGLLLYIISSICLAWLFTQLMKKIPNPKY; from the coding sequence ATGAATAGTGCTATTCTATCACGCCCGGCATGCAATGCTCTGAGAGGACTCGCCATCATCGGCATCTTCTTGCATAACTACTGCCATTGGCTGGGACCTATTGTCAAGGAGAACGAGTATCAATACTTCCAGCACAATGTTGACTGGCTGAACCAGGTAATGGTCAGCATGGACCTCAACCTGCCTGTGCACCTGCTCTCGTTCTTCGGTCATTACGGTGTGCCCGTATTCCTCTTTCTGAGTGCTTACGGACTGGTGATGAAATATGAGGCTAAACCTCATCTCTCTACCGAACAGCAGACCAGAATGTACAACATCTCGGGCAAGAAACTTACAGGAAGCATCAACTGGCGCGAACTGCTCCACTTTATCCGCTATCACTATCTGAAGCTCTTCAAGATGATGATAGTAGGTTTCGTGGCATTCACGATGCTCGACCTTATCACGCCTGGCTCTCACCACTATGCAGCGCTCGACATTGTTGCGATGCTGGGCATGTTCAATAATGTATTGCCAAATCCGGATAACATTATCTGGCCGGGGCCGTACTGGTTCTTCGGTCTGATGCTGCAACTCTACATCGTCTATCGTCTGCTGCTCTATCGCCGCCATTGGGGATGGACCGTAGGATTGATGGCCATCTGCATCGGCATCCAGCTCATCCTGGGTTTTGACAATCCGGAGAGCGAAGTGATGAACCGCTACCGCTACAACTTTATGGGCAGCATGCTGCCATTCGGTTTGGGCATCCTCTATGCCCGCTATGGCGAGAAGATTCTGATGACCTTCCATTCGCCTATCACAAACTTCTTTGGCTGCATCTTCTGTCTGTCGCTTATCTACAGTCTGAGCGGCAGCATGGTTGGCTGGACCTTCGTGCCTTTCTTCTTCTGTTTGCTGAGCGTATTGGTAGCCGACCTACTCCAGAACATCAGCTGGTTATCAGGCATTTATAAGGTATTAGAGTGGATGGGAAGCATCTCCGCCGCTCTCTTCGTATGCCACCCTATCACCCGCAAGATATTCATCCCTATCAGCCGTCAGGGCGACATCTATGCCGGTCTGCTCCTCTACATCATATCGAGCATCTGCCTGGCATGGCTCTTCACCCAACTGATGAAGAAGATTCCCAACCCGAAGTATTGA